Part of the Halodesulfovibrio aestuarii DSM 17919 = ATCC 29578 genome, GGTTAAAGCCTATGACAAAAAGAGCTACGTCTGCACCTTTGTTTTCTACTAATGCATTCGTTGCCAACGTGGTGGAAACACATGTTCTGACTATATCATCCGGATTAATTTGAGATACTGCCAACACCTTCTCAACAACCGACTGGATACCTTTTTGGATGTCATAATGTGTTGTCGGACTTTTAGCTGTTGTAACAGCATTTGCTGAATCCAACTCTACAATGACCGCATCGGTATATGTCCCACCGGTATCGATACCAATATAATAGCGCTTATTACTTCCCATTACGCGTACTCCCATACAAAACTGAGCGCACAGACTACCGCTCGAACAGGTAGTTTGGCAACAAAGCGCTAACCAAGCATAATATAATGCAGTTATAACTGTGTCTAATCCAAAAATGTGCAAATTATAATGCTGTTATAATTAATTCTAATACGGAATCTTTTAACAAGACTGTAGCTATGACTTGGAACAATAAAACAAACTTTATTTTTTCCAATTTTATTGCCTATTGCATTCTTGACAATTTTTAGCGATGCTGAATTGATCTAACTAAAGCTTCATTAAAATTCAGTATGGAAATTGTAACTTATGATTAATAGTAATTACTATACAAAAGTTGCATTAAAGAAACTCTCTCAGTTGCTATTGTAAGCACTACTCTCTTTATGAGTACAACAAATTTTTTACGAAACGAAATAGAGACTTTTTAATCACAAAAATACTATTCAAACACAATATAATGGAAATGTTATATTTTACTACGTAGCTTCAGTTAAGAATTTGAGAAGCCAGTATTAAGATCTGAACAGTGCCGATGTTCTATTAAAGATGTTTAATACGTGTGGAATATGTTGCAATGAATTATGTGGCGTAACGGAAGGAGGAGATAATGGAAGAATATCTGAAGCAGGCTTTAGATATTGTGAAAGCACAGGCTAGCGTCCGCACTATGACCGAAGATGAAATCGGCTCAATGATGCAAAAGCTAGCTTTCGGTATTAAGCAGATTGCCGAAGGCACGCAGGAAGAAACAGTACAAGAGCCAATAATGGAACCTAGCAAAGCCATTAAAGAAAAATCCATCACCTGCCTTGAATGTGGTAAGTCTTTTAAGATTCTTACCCGCAAGCACTTGCTTTCCCATGAACTGTCTATGCAGGAATACCGCGAAAAATACGGTTACAAAAAAGGTATGC contains:
- a CDS encoding MucR family transcriptional regulator, whose amino-acid sequence is MEEYLKQALDIVKAQASVRTMTEDEIGSMMQKLAFGIKQIAEGTQEETVQEPIMEPSKAIKEKSITCLECGKSFKILTRKHLLSHELSMQEYREKYGYKKGMPLVCKSLQRERRKKMKDMRLWEKRKKKV